Proteins co-encoded in one Flavobacterium fluviale genomic window:
- a CDS encoding DUF4202 domain-containing protein — MTTPFQKASEWIDAENAQDPNIEIDQNQEYPKELLYSNRMYERLMQFEPNASEEIQIASKAQHICRWKVARESYPMDRVGYLKWREELKKFHAKTTAEILQKAGYDQTFIDRVSFLIEKKLLKKDAETQLLEDVICLVFLEYYLEPFVHKHDDEKLKNIIKKTWDKMSEKGHQAALQINYSEENLNLIKASLGL, encoded by the coding sequence ATGACAACACCTTTCCAAAAAGCAAGCGAATGGATTGATGCCGAAAATGCACAAGATCCGAACATCGAAATCGATCAAAACCAGGAATATCCTAAAGAATTATTGTATTCGAACAGGATGTACGAAAGACTGATGCAATTTGAACCAAATGCATCTGAAGAAATTCAAATCGCATCAAAAGCACAGCATATCTGCCGATGGAAAGTTGCCCGAGAATCGTATCCGATGGATCGTGTTGGTTATTTGAAATGGAGAGAAGAACTTAAAAAATTCCACGCCAAAACTACTGCTGAAATTCTCCAAAAAGCCGGTTATGATCAAACGTTTATTGATCGCGTTTCCTTTTTAATTGAAAAAAAACTGCTTAAAAAAGACGCTGAAACGCAATTATTGGAAGATGTAATTTGTCTTGTTTTCCTTGAATATTACTTAGAACCTTTCGTTCATAAACACGATGACGAAAAACTAAAAAATATCATCAAAAAAACTTGGGATAAAATGTCTGAGAAAGGACATCAGGCAGCACTGCAAATCAATTATTCTGAAGAAAATTTAAATCTTATAAAAGCCTCTTTAGGATTGTAA
- a CDS encoding response regulator transcription factor: MSNNIRVVLADDHVFVRDGIKSLLENEANIEVVGEAIDGADALEVVEESKPDLLIVDIRMPNLTGIEVVEKLRSENNDVKIIMLSMHESEEYVLKSIKAGADGYLLKGSSKEEFLKALHSVAAGGKYFSGDISSILISQLTNSSPSLEPKQNLGEEMMITKREKEILTLLLSGKGNKEIAEALDISKRTAEVHRFNLMKKLKVKNLMELSNKAAEYSLI, from the coding sequence ATGAGTAATAACATTCGTGTAGTGCTGGCAGATGATCATGTTTTTGTTAGGGACGGAATCAAATCTTTACTAGAAAACGAAGCAAACATTGAGGTTGTTGGCGAAGCAATAGATGGTGCCGATGCCCTTGAAGTAGTTGAAGAAAGCAAACCAGACTTACTTATAGTAGATATTCGTATGCCAAACTTAACTGGTATAGAGGTAGTAGAAAAACTTAGAAGCGAAAATAACGACGTAAAAATTATAATGCTTTCGATGCACGAATCGGAAGAGTATGTTTTGAAGTCTATAAAAGCTGGCGCCGATGGTTATTTACTAAAAGGTTCGAGCAAAGAAGAATTTCTAAAAGCGCTTCATAGTGTTGCTGCAGGAGGAAAATACTTCAGCGGTGATATTTCTTCTATTTTAATCAGTCAATTGACAAATTCATCTCCATCATTAGAACCTAAACAAAATTTAGGAGAAGAAATGATGATTACTAAAAGAGAAAAAGAAATTCTAACCCTTTTATTATCTGGAAAAGGAAATAAAGAAATAGCCGAAGCACTTGACATCAGCAAACGTACAGCTGAAGTTCATCGTTTTAATTTGATGAAAAAACTAAAAGTTAAAAACTTGATGGAACTTTCTAATAAAGCCGCGGAGTATTCACTTATCTAA
- a CDS encoding PAS domain-containing sensor histidine kinase, which produces MKKSSQEEDKITFKNLRRLYFFALLTIALTIIVSQFLVQYNLNQQLSDSKIINFSGKQRMLSQKIVKEVLILHYVSDTASAKQISHLKSVLTLWKKNQNALVNGSDSLAFPKEKSETLHQLYLEINPIFNKIAQTADSFLLNLQQKKQASENQKLVQVILQNEGIFLSKMNQIVTQYDLEAHEKVTEQRRIEYWIFGFTLLVLLLEFFFIFKPTNKKIERLIAKLVSSEKKALKLAYDTEILSEIKENSVKELKSLNYAMENTLLYCRISPEGSIIHIGEKFAKLLNYTKFSSNKKFSEVLTVDEKEQSNFERLIFEKQRSGWQGEIKIITKEDFEIWLDLSMVPVMIKKDELELLIVCFNITERKKAQREVERLNLENTTEKINQQKIISSKIVENQENEQNRIAKEIHDGIGQMLTGLKFSLESINLDDREKSEQKIEYLKKLSLDIIKGVRTATFNLMPPELSDHGIVSSLAKLTQELSKLTGKEILFYNKTDFDQRLDSLIEINIYRLTQEAINNAIKYAESSHIIVQLSHSETLLSIIVDDNGKGFDINSVDKKRNSESGMGLLFMKERIQYVNGRVFINSIPGEGTRITFNIPILK; this is translated from the coding sequence ATGAAAAAAAGCAGTCAGGAAGAAGATAAAATCACTTTCAAAAATTTACGCCGTCTGTATTTTTTTGCACTTCTTACTATTGCTTTAACTATAATTGTAAGTCAGTTTCTAGTACAATACAATCTGAACCAGCAGTTAAGCGATTCTAAAATCATTAATTTTTCTGGTAAACAAAGAATGCTGAGCCAGAAAATCGTAAAAGAAGTCCTGATTCTGCATTATGTTTCTGATACCGCTTCTGCTAAACAAATTTCACATTTAAAAAGCGTTTTAACTCTGTGGAAAAAGAACCAAAATGCCCTCGTAAATGGCAGTGACAGCTTGGCTTTTCCAAAAGAGAAATCAGAAACACTTCATCAATTATATTTGGAAATCAATCCGATATTCAATAAAATTGCACAGACAGCCGATTCGTTTTTATTGAATTTACAGCAGAAAAAACAAGCTTCTGAAAATCAAAAGCTAGTTCAGGTTATTTTACAAAACGAAGGCATCTTCCTTTCTAAAATGAATCAGATTGTAACCCAATATGATCTTGAAGCACACGAAAAAGTAACCGAACAACGCCGAATCGAATATTGGATTTTTGGATTTACGCTTTTGGTTTTACTATTAGAATTCTTCTTCATTTTCAAACCAACAAATAAGAAAATTGAACGCTTAATTGCTAAACTTGTTTCTTCCGAAAAGAAAGCTTTAAAACTGGCATACGATACCGAAATACTTAGCGAAATCAAGGAAAACTCGGTTAAAGAACTAAAATCGCTCAATTATGCGATGGAAAATACTTTATTGTATTGTAGAATTTCGCCAGAGGGTTCGATCATACATATTGGCGAAAAATTTGCCAAACTGCTCAATTACACCAAATTTTCATCCAACAAAAAATTCTCAGAAGTTTTAACCGTTGACGAAAAGGAACAATCCAATTTTGAGCGTTTGATATTTGAAAAGCAAAGAAGCGGCTGGCAGGGTGAAATAAAAATTATCACCAAAGAAGATTTCGAAATCTGGCTTGATCTGTCTATGGTTCCCGTTATGATTAAGAAAGATGAATTAGAACTCCTAATCGTCTGCTTCAATATTACCGAACGCAAAAAAGCACAACGCGAAGTCGAGCGCTTAAATCTTGAAAACACCACCGAAAAAATCAATCAGCAAAAGATTATTTCAAGCAAAATTGTCGAAAATCAAGAAAACGAGCAAAACCGAATCGCCAAAGAAATTCACGACGGAATTGGCCAGATGCTTACTGGTTTAAAATTCAGTTTAGAAAGCATCAATTTAGACGACAGAGAAAAATCCGAACAAAAAATTGAATATTTAAAGAAACTTTCACTTGATATTATAAAAGGTGTCCGAACGGCAACTTTCAACTTAATGCCGCCAGAATTAAGCGATCACGGAATCGTTTCTTCGCTGGCAAAACTCACGCAAGAACTTTCAAAGCTAACCGGAAAAGAAATCCTTTTCTACAATAAAACAGATTTTGACCAGCGTTTAGATTCCCTAATCGAGATTAATATTTACCGTCTTACGCAGGAAGCCATCAACAACGCTATAAAATATGCCGAGTCGTCGCATATCATTGTCCAGCTTTCTCACAGTGAAACACTTTTAAGCATCATCGTAGACGATAACGGAAAAGGTTTCGACATCAATTCAGTCGACAAAAAACGAAACAGCGAATCTGGAATGGGATTACTATTTATGAAAGAGCGCATACAATACGTCAACGGCCGTGTCTTCATCAATTCAATTCCTGGCGAAGGAACAAGGATTACTTTTAATATTCCGATACTTAAATGA
- the nirD gene encoding nitrite reductase small subunit NirD codes for MEEILNQYETVHASDATIWFKAGKVEDFPTNRGGCIKYKNKQIAIFNFTRRNEWYACQNACPHKMEMVLSRGMTGSADDVPKIACPMHKKTFSLVDGSNLNGDDFKIATYPIKVVENEVFVGFVD; via the coding sequence ATGGAAGAAATCTTAAATCAATACGAAACAGTTCATGCAAGCGATGCAACAATTTGGTTTAAAGCAGGTAAAGTAGAAGATTTTCCAACCAACCGAGGCGGCTGCATCAAATACAAAAACAAGCAGATTGCTATTTTCAATTTTACACGCCGCAACGAATGGTACGCTTGTCAAAATGCCTGCCCGCACAAAATGGAAATGGTACTTTCAAGAGGAATGACAGGATCTGCAGATGACGTTCCTAAAATCGCCTGTCCGATGCATAAAAAAACATTTTCACTTGTTGATGGATCGAACCTAAACGGAGATGATTTTAAAATTGCAACGTATCCGATTAAGGTTGTGGAGAATGAAGTATTTGTTGGCTTTGTGGATTAG